The window TGGCCACGTTCGCGACGGTGGCCGGGTTCTGCCACATCTCGGTGTGCATCGCGGGCGCGATGACGAGTGGCGCCCGGCTGGCGAGCACCGTGTTGCCGAGCAGGTCGTCGGCGAGCCCGGCGGCGAGCTTCGCGATGGTGTTCGCGGTGGCCGGGGCGATGACGATGAGCTCGGCGGCCTGGCCGATGGCCACGTGCCGCACCTGGGCGACGCCGTCGTACAGGTCGGTCGAGACCGTGTTGCGCGAGATCGCCTCGAGCGTCGGCCGCCCCACGAACTTGAGGGCGTGCTCGGTGGCGACCACGTGCACGTCATGCCCACGCAGAACGAGACCACGGATGACGTTCACGGCCTTGTAGGCCGCGATGCCACCCGTGATCCCGACGACGATGTTCAATTGCGCTCCGATGAGAGGAGGACGAACGGGGGTGCTACTCGATGGGCGCCGCGGGGCGGATCGTCAGCTTGTCCTCGTTGATCTCGTGCATGGCGACCGAGAGCGGCTTGTCGTCGATGGTCGAGTCGACCAGCGGGCCGACGTTGTCGAAGAGGCTTCCCTCGTGCAGGTCGGCGTAGTAGTCGTTGATCTGGCGAGCGCGCTTGGAGGCGAAGATCACCAGGGCGTACTTCGAGTCGACCTTCGAGAGCAGCTCGTCGATGGGCGGGTCGATGATGCCGAGTTTGTTGGTGGGCACGGTGTTCACTCCTTGCTGGGAAGGTCAGTCGCCTTCTGAATCTGCATCAATTCTACGACCTCCGCCGCCGCGGCCTGCACATCGCGGTTCACGACGCGGAAGTCGAACTCGTCCTGGGCCGCCAGTTCGACCTTCGCGGTGGTCAGTCTGCGCTCCTGCTCCTCGGCCGTCTCGGTGCCGCGGCCGATCAGCCGGCGCACCAGTTCGTCCCAGGTCGGGGGCAGCAGGAACACGAGCGTGGCGCTCGGCTCGGCTGCCTTCACCTGGCGGGCGCCCTGGATGTCGATCTCGAGCAGCACGCTCGTCCCGGCCGCGAGGGCGCGGTCGATCGGGGTGCGCGGCGTGCCGTAGCGCGACTTGTTGTGCACCACGGCCCACTCGAGGAACTCCCCCGCCTCGATCATCCGGTCGAACTCCTCGTCGGAGACGAAGTAGTAGCTCACGCCCTCGACCTCGCCCGGGCGCGGCGCCCGCGTGGTGGCCGAGACCGAGAGGTGCACCTCGGGGTAGTTCTCGCGGATGTACGTGGACACGGTGCCCTTGCCGACCGCCGTCGGCCCGGCCAGCACGACCAGGCGGCTGTCGCCGGTGGCCGCGACCTTGGGCGCCCGGCGCTCGAGGTACTCCCGGAGCCGCTGCTGCTGGTGCACCCCGAGTCCCGACAGGCGCTTCGACGCCGCGATGCCGAGCGAGTCCATCACGCGTTCGATCCGCACGGGCCCGAGGCCGGGGATGGCCATCAGCAGGTCGCGCACGCGCATGCCGGCCTCGATGCTCTCAGTGCTGCCGAGGGCGGTCTCGAGCACGGCGACGGCGCTCAGCCGCCGCTCGGTGACGGCTCGCTTGACGGATGCACGGGCACGCCGGGCCGCTACGGCGGCCCGGCTGGCGGCGACACGGTCCACATCGGGCGGGTTCATCGCAGCACCTCTCCGAGAGCGGCGCTCTCGCGTTCGATCGCCTCGGCGAGGCCGGCGGCCCCGGCGGGGCTGGCGGAGCCGAGGGCGAGCACGGAGCGGGACACGCTCACCACGACGTTCGGCGCGAGCTGCCCGAAGACGGCGGGGATGGAGTCGAACGAGGCACCCTGGAAGCCGAAGCCCGGCGCGAGCACCGGCGTGGTCGAGAGGGTGCGGCCGGCGTCGCCGGTGAAGCCGTAGTCCTCGAGGCGCTGGGTGGCGCCGAGCACCAGACCGTGGTCGCCGAGGCGGGTGCGGTCGGTGTTGCGGGCGGCGACCTCGTCGGCGACGAGTCGCGCGACCGTGCGCCCGGGGTTCTCGCCCGCATCCGTCGTCGCCGTCTGCAGCACGCGCGCCTCGGGGTTGGAGGTCGCGCTCAGCACGAAGGCCCCCTTGCCGGCGGCCTCGGCGGTGTCGAGCAGACCGCTGAGGGCTCCGACGCCGGTGTACGCGGTGACGGTCAGTGCGTCGACCTCGAGCGACGAGCCCGCGGTGAGCCAGGCCGCCGCGTAGCCGTCGTTGGTGGAGCCGATGTCACCGCGCTTGGCGTCGCCGATCACGAGCAGGCCGACGGCGCGGGCGGCGGCGAGCACGTCCTCCAGAGCGGCGAAGCCCGCCGAGCCGAAGGACTCGAAGAACGCCACCTGCGGCTTGACGATGCCGACCCGGCCCGCGGCCGCCTCGACGACCCGCAGGCCGAAGTCGCGCACGCCCGCGGCGTCGCGCCCGAGGCCCCACTCCTGAAGGAGGTAGGGGTGCGGGTCGATGCCGACGCACAGGTGACCGTGCGCCGCGAACGCGCCGTCGAGGCGGGCGCCGAAGGGAGCGCCGCTCACCGACGGGCGTTCCTGGCGATGGCGTACTCCTGCAGCGAGGTCACCTCGAAGCCGTCCTTCAGCGCGTCGAAGGAGGCCACGGCCGCGCCCAGTTGGGCGATGGTCGTGAACAGCGGCTTGTCGGCCGCGACGGCGGCGGCTCGGATCTCGTAGCCGTCGACGCGGGCCGAGCGGCCGGAGGGCGTGTTGATGACGATGTCGACCTTGTTCGCGTTGATCAGGTCGACGATCGTCTCGACCGGCTCGCCGTCGCCGTCTGCGGCGTTCTGGGCCGCGTTCTCGGAGTACTTGCCGACGATCCCGGCGTGGATGCCGTTGCGGTTCAGCACCTCGGCCGTGCCGCTGGTGGCCAGGATCTCGAAGCCGAGTTGCTGCAGCCGGAGCACCGGCAGCACGATCGCGCGCTTGTCGCGGTCGGAGACCGAGACGAACACGGTGCCGGTCAGCGGCATGCCGCCGTACGCGGCCTCCTGGCTCTTGGCGAAGGCG of the Herbiconiux flava genome contains:
- the rpoZ gene encoding DNA-directed RNA polymerase subunit omega, translated to MPTNKLGIIDPPIDELLSKVDSKYALVIFASKRARQINDYYADLHEGSLFDNVGPLVDSTIDDKPLSVAMHEINEDKLTIRPAAPIE
- the gmk gene encoding guanylate kinase; translation: MNPPDVDRVAASRAAVAARRARASVKRAVTERRLSAVAVLETALGSTESIEAGMRVRDLLMAIPGLGPVRIERVMDSLGIAASKRLSGLGVHQQQRLREYLERRAPKVAATGDSRLVVLAGPTAVGKGTVSTYIRENYPEVHLSVSATTRAPRPGEVEGVSYYFVSDEEFDRMIEAGEFLEWAVVHNKSRYGTPRTPIDRALAAGTSVLLEIDIQGARQVKAAEPSATLVFLLPPTWDELVRRLIGRGTETAEEQERRLTTAKVELAAQDEFDFRVVNRDVQAAAAEVVELMQIQKATDLPSKE
- the pyrF gene encoding orotidine-5'-phosphate decarboxylase, whose translation is MSGAPFGARLDGAFAAHGHLCVGIDPHPYLLQEWGLGRDAAGVRDFGLRVVEAAAGRVGIVKPQVAFFESFGSAGFAALEDVLAAARAVGLLVIGDAKRGDIGSTNDGYAAAWLTAGSSLEVDALTVTAYTGVGALSGLLDTAEAAGKGAFVLSATSNPEARVLQTATTDAGENPGRTVARLVADEVAARNTDRTRLGDHGLVLGATQRLEDYGFTGDAGRTLSTTPVLAPGFGFQGASFDSIPAVFGQLAPNVVVSVSRSVLALGSASPAGAAGLAEAIERESAALGEVLR